The DNA segment GGCACCGCAATGATGGGTACGGGTGTGGCTTCTGGTGAAGATCGCGCGGAAGAAGCGGCTGAAGCGGCAATTTCAAGCCCATTACTTGACGATGTCGATTTAGCGGGTGCACGCGGTATTCTGGTTAATATTACAGCGGGTTTAGATATCAACATCGAAGAATTCGAAACTGTTGGTAATTCAATTAAAGCCTTTGCATCTGATAATGCAATCGTTGTTGTGGGTGCGGTCATTGACCCTGAAATGACGGATGAACTCCGTGTAACTGTGGTTGTTACGGGTATTGGTGCGGAAAATAAACCTGATATTACCTTAGTTCCAACACCGGTGAAGAAAGTTGAAGAAGCCAAAGTTGAACCAATGAAAGTTGAAGAAACAGCTAAAGCAACAGTTGTTCCAGCCGATACCCAAGTAGATATGCAGAATGTTGCAGTTGCGGTTGGTGAGAGTAACACTACGACGGCAACCAAGAGTGAACCGGACTATCTTGATATTCCCGCGTTCTTACGTCGTCAAGCAGACTGATACTTTATGGTATAGTCGCTAGCATATGATTCAGTCTTACGGATTATGTTTAGCCCTAAGACTGAATTATGTAAGCTGTGTGTGGATTGGTGATTTTGCATTTCCAGTAGGGCTGTGGTAAATTGCTCGGCCTCGCGCTGGAGTGTGGGATTTAAATAGGGTGACTTCATGATTAAACAAAGAACATTAAAACAGGCGGTACGTGGCACCGGCATTGGTCTGCATTCTGGCAACAAGGTTACCCTAAATCTGCGCCCCGCCGCAGCCAATACTGGTATTATTTATCGTCGTATCGATCTTGATCCGGTTGTTGATTTTAAAGCATCAGCAGAGATGGTCAAAGATACCATGTTGTGTACTTGTCTCATTAGTGACGATGGTCATCGTATTTCTACCGTCGAGCATATCAATGCGGCACTAGCGGGTCTAGGCATTGATAATATTATTATTGAAGTAGACGCCGCAGAAATTCCAATTATGGATGGCAGCGCTAGTCCTTTTATTTTCTTACTGCAAAGTGCGGGAATTGAAGAACTTAACTGTGCGAAGAAATTTATTAAAATCAAACAACCGATCCGGGTTGAAGATGGCGATAAATGGGCTGAATTCTTACCGTCGAATCATGGTTTTATCATAGATTTACGGATTGAGTTTGATCATCCGGTATTTGAAGGTCAAAACCAGCATATTCGCGCAAACTTTTCAGGTGATTGGTTCCATCAAGAAATCAGTCGAGCACGTACTTTTGGTTTCATGAAAGATATTGAATACTTACAATCACAAAATCTGGCACTCGGCGGTAGCTTAGATAATGCTATCGTGATTGATGAATTCCGTATTCTCAATGATGACGGATTACGTTATCACGATGAGTTTGTGAAGCATAAAGTTCTTGATGCGGTTGGTGATCTATACTTATCAGGCCATTCAATCTTAGGTGAGTTCAGAGCATTCAAAACTGGCCATGGCATGAATAATTTATTGTTAAGAGCATTGCTTGCAAATCAAGAAGCGTGGGAATTCACCACGGTTGATGAAACGCAAGATTCGCCAATTCGTTGGTTAGAACCAAATTTAGAATTGGCGTTATAATCTGACCAAACCTGCGTTGTATCTCGAACTGACATGAGTTAGTCCGGTTCGAGATAAATACAGATAGAATTTTGACACCAAATTGTTTATATTTAGTGTTACAAATTCATTAGTTAATAAAAGATTATGAGCGTTACAGTTACTTACTCGAATGGTAAACATACCTATTTTAAATTATGTAATATCTACTGGTTAATCGCTGCATTCATTGCTGTTATTGCTGTTTCGATCGCGTTTTCTGGGTTTATCTATTCAAATTACTCTTCTCAAGCCATCCAACTCAAGATTGCCAAAGCACAGCAAAAACATCAGCAACAAGCCGATCGAATCCTGTCTTTACGTCAAGAAACTAATTTGAAAATTGCGGTATTTGCGAGTAGAGTTGGTATGCTGCAAGCTGAGGTTAACCGTTTGAGTTTACTGAGTGATGAGTTGGCTAAGAATGCTAACTTAACGCGTGGTGAATTTGATTTTACAGGCGCTGCAATTGGCGGTCCGATTGATACTGATTCAAGCTATGCTGTTGATTTACAAACTTTGCTTGAAGAGATGGATTTACTGTCATTGGAAATAAATAATCGCTCACAACAGCTGTCACTACTTGAAACTATGCTATTGAATCACAATATAACTGATGAGGCGGTTTTATCTGGACGTCCAGTTATTCAACGTGGTTCTTGGTTATCGTCTCCTTATGGCGTGCGAAAAGACCCTTTTACAGGCCAAGCGACCATGCACAAAGGTATTGATTTTGCTGGTAATAATGGTATGAATATTATCGCAACTGGCGCTGGTGTTGTAACATGGTCGGGAAGACGTTCTGGGTATGGGTTGTTAATCGAAATTAACCACGGAAATGGTCTGTCGTCACGTTATGCCCACGCTAAAGAGTTGATTGCTAAAGAAGGCGATGTGGTTGGTAAAGGGCAAACTATTGCTATTATGGGGAGTTCAGGACGCTCTACTGGACCTCATGTGCACTACGAAGTGCTAAAATCGGGACGACAAGTCGATCCTAAACGCTATGTTTATCGCTAAAATGCTTTAAATTTCAAATAGATTCACAATAACTTTTGGTCATAAAATGTTAACTAATATAATTACAAAAATAGTCGGTAGCCGCAATGACCGCATTTTAAAAAAATTGCACAAAGTTGTAAAACAAGTTAATCAATTAGAAGCAGATTTCGAAGCATTATCAGATGCAGAACTAAAAGCAAAAACAGTTGACTTTCAACAACGTGTAGCTGATGGTGAGTCACTTGATAGCATTTTAGCGGAAGCATTCGCGGTTGTTCGTGAAGGCTCTAAACGTGTATTTGGCATGCGCCACTTCGATGTACAGTTACTCGGTGGTATGGTTTTAAATAATAATCAGATTGCCGAAATGCGAACCGGTGAAGGTAAAACCCTCACCGCAACCTTACCCGCCTATTTAAATGCCTTAACAGGTAAAAGCGTACATATTATTACCGTGAATGATTACCTTGCTGCACGTGATGCGGAATGGAACCGTGAACTATTTGAATTTTTAGGGTTAACCGTTGGTTTAAACATTTCTGGCATGGATAACATGGCCAAACGTGACGCTTATGCTGCCGATGTTACTTACGGAACCAATAATGAATTTGGTTTTGATTACCTGCGTGACAACATGGCGTTTGAACCGCAACAACGTGTTATGCGTCCGTTATACTACGCGGTAATCGATGAAGTGGATTCTATTTTAATTGATGAAGCACGTACCCCGCTTATTATTTCAGGTCCAGCTGACGATAGCTCTGACCTATACACTAAGATCAATACCATTATTCCATTGCTAGAACAGCAAGAGAAAGAAGATACCGAAGAATATACCGGTGATGGTCACTTCACGGTCGATGAAAAAAACAAGCAAGTATTACTGACTGAAAACGGTCAAATCATAGTTGAAGAAATGCTTAAAGAGCGTGGCTTATTAAGCAAAGAGGACAATTTATTCTCTGCGGCGAATATTTCATTACTACATCACATCAATGCGGCATTACGTGCGCATACGTTATTTGAAAAAGACGTGGATTATATCGTGAGTGATGAAGGCGAGATTGTTATTGTCGATGAACACACGGGTCGTACTATGCCGGGTCGTCGTTGGTCTGAAGGTCTACACCAAGCGGTAGAAGCACGTGAAGGTGTGAAGATCCAAAATGAAAACCAAACATTAGCATCGATTACATTCCAGAATTACTTCCGAATGTATGAGAAACTGTCAGGTATGACAGGTACAGCAGATACTGAAGCCTTCGAATTCCAATCTATCTATAACCTCGAAACAGTGGTAGTGCCAACCAATAAACCCATGACGCGTAAAGATTTTGGTGATCTGGTTTATCTGACTGCTGCTGAGAAGCATGTTGCGATCATTGAAGATATCAAAGATTGTGTAGCAAGACAGCAGCCAGTGCTAGTGGGTACCGTATCTATTGAGAGTTCTGAACTGCTTTCGAAATTACTGAAAAAAGACAAGATCAAACATAACGTATTAAACGCCAAATTTCACGAACGTGAAGCCGAAATTATTGCCGATGCGGGTCGTTCTGGCGCTGTGACTATTGCCACCAACATGGCTGGTCGTGGAACTGATATCGTATTGGGAGGTAACTGGCAAACCGAAATTGATGCGCTGAAGAATCCAACTGCAGCACAAATTGAGCATATTAAAGCCCAATGGCAAGTTCGTCACGAAGCTGTTCTTGCCGCGGGTGGTTTACACATCATCGGTACCGAACGTCATGAATCACGTCGTATTGATAACCAGTTACGTGGTCGTTCTGGTCGTCAAGGAGATGCAGGTTCAACGCGTTTTTACTTATCAATGACAGATCCTCTGATGCGTATTTTCACTTCAGACCGTATTACTGGCATGATGAAGAAACTGGGTATGGAAGAAGGCGAAGCGATTGAGCATAAGTGGGTAACGCGCGCGATTGAAAACGCCCAACGTAAAGTTGAAGGGCGTAACTTCGATATTCGTAAATCGTTACTTGAATTTGATGACGTCGCCAATGAGCAACGTAAAGTGGTTTATGAGCAACGTAACGAATTGATGGAAGCGGAAGACATCAGTGAAACCATGATCGCGATCCGTGAAGACGTGATCAATGCGGTAATGGATGCTTACATTCCACCCCAATCATTGCATGAAATGTGGGATATATCAGGTCTAGAACAACGTTTACGTGCTGATTTCATGCTGGAATTACCTATTCAGCAGTGGCTCGATGACGATACTAAGTTATACGAAGAAAAGCTCCGTGAACGTATCATGACAGCGGCTAATGACGCTTATGTAGCAAAAGAAGATGCTGTGGGTGCACAAGTGATCCGTCAGTTTGAAAAAGCAGTAATGTTACAAACACTGGATGGTTTATGGAAAGAGCATTTAGCGGCAATGGATCATTTACGTCAAGGTATTCATTTACGTGGCTATGCCCAGAAAAACCCGAAACAAGAATACAAGCGTGAGTCGTTTGAACTGTTTACTGAAATGTTAGAAAACTTGAAATCAGATGTGGTTGGTGTGGTTTCTAAAGTGCAAGTGCAAGCGCCGGAAGACGTAGACGCAGTGGAAGCACACCGTCGCCGTGGCGAGTCATTACCACAGAACATGAGTCACGCAACAGCTGAAAACCAGCTAGCAGATAAATCGGCAACGGCTGAATCAGAAACATTTGTACGTAAAGGTCAGAAAATCGGTCGTAATGATCCTTGCCCTTGTGGTTCCGGTGCTAAGTTTAAACAGTGTCATGGTAAATTAAAGTAATAACGATAACTCGCTATCAGTCATCGTCATTATTGGTGATAGCTAATAGACGTTAAAGTTAAAATTAAAAGCGTTAAAACAGCAATGTTTTAGCGCTTTTTGTTAATTAAATTTAATACAATACAACTATCCAATAAGAGAACTCATAATGAAAGTCGTTCATGTTGCTGCCGGTATTATCGTTCGTGATCAGCAAGTCTTTATCAGTAAACGTAGCTCAGCGCAACACCAAGGTGATAAGTGGGAGTTTCCAGGTGGTAAGGTAGAGTCTGGCGAATCTGTGCTTGAGGCGTTAACCAGAGAGCTGAAAGAAGAAGTTAACCTTGATGTGATCAATGCGCAGGCATTTCATCAGTTAGAATTTGATTATGGCGATAAAATCGTGCAATTAGATTTCTATCTGGTCGATAAGTTTGCGGGTGTCGGCAGGGGACTTGAAGGACAGCAAACGGCTTGGGTAAATATCAGTGAGTTAGCTGATTATACTTTTCCAGCCGCAAATCAAATAATTGTCGAGATGTTAATGGCTCAGTTTGCCTGAGCCATTCAGCAATATATACCCAGTTAATAGGCTAATCGAATTCGTAACCTTTAGGTTGTGATTCTTGTGGTGAGGCATCTTCACCTGGAATGACACGTTCTCCACTTGCCCATTCGCCAAGATCAATCAGTTTGCAGCGTTCACAACAAAACGGGCGAAATTCGCTAGTGGCAACCCATTCAACAGGCTTTTGACAGGTTGGGCAATTTACTTGCATGATTATTTCCTAAATAAACTGTACTTGAAAGTGGCTAGTCTGCCATGCCTGCCGTTGCTAACTCAAGAAATTTCTGATGTAAAACTGCAACATCGCTTGTAAGCTGTTGACGGCCATTATTGACCACCACTGAGTCCGCGGCAGCAAGGCGTTGTTCACGCGTTGCTTGTGATTGTAATATCGCCTTAACTTGCTGTACAGATACGTTATCGCGTGCGATAGTTCGTGTTATCTGGACTTGTTCTTCAACATCAACAACCAGCACATGATCGCATAGCGTGGTGAGCTTGTTCTCAACTAGCAGTGGCACCACTAACAAGGTATAAGGGGAATTGCTGGCGGCTAATTGCGCTAATAATTCAGCACGTATCATCGGGTGTAATAAATGATTTAACCACTGTTTATTGGCATTATTTGAAAATATTGTATCACGTAATAACGCGCGATTTAAGCTGCCATCATCTTGCAATATCTGTTCACCAAAATGCGTGCTTATCTGTTTTAAGCCATCACTGCCGATTGCAACCACTTCTCTGGCGACAATGTCAGCGTCGACTAAATTAATGCCTTGGGCTGCGATAAGAGCGGCGACCGTGGTTTTACCTGATGCGATCCCACCTGTTAATCCAACAACATACATAGCGCTTACCTTAACAAGTTTGATTGAGTGTTAATAAACAAAGTTAACTAAATAAAAATCAACTAATTGATCGCCCCAGATAAGGTACAACCAGCCTGCGATGGCCAGATAAGGACCAAATGGAATAGGGTTGCCTTGAGTATGTTTTTTTAATGCGATTTGGGTAATACCAATAATTGCGCCAGCAAAAGAAGATAACAGCACAATGGCTAAAATTGATTGCCAGCCGAACCAAGCACCAAACGCAG comes from the Moritella yayanosii genome and includes:
- the lpxC gene encoding UDP-3-O-acyl-N-acetylglucosamine deacetylase, with translation MIKQRTLKQAVRGTGIGLHSGNKVTLNLRPAAANTGIIYRRIDLDPVVDFKASAEMVKDTMLCTCLISDDGHRISTVEHINAALAGLGIDNIIIEVDAAEIPIMDGSASPFIFLLQSAGIEELNCAKKFIKIKQPIRVEDGDKWAEFLPSNHGFIIDLRIEFDHPVFEGQNQHIRANFSGDWFHQEISRARTFGFMKDIEYLQSQNLALGGSLDNAIVIDEFRILNDDGLRYHDEFVKHKVLDAVGDLYLSGHSILGEFRAFKTGHGMNNLLLRALLANQEAWEFTTVDETQDSPIRWLEPNLELAL
- a CDS encoding M23 family metallopeptidase is translated as MSVTVTYSNGKHTYFKLCNIYWLIAAFIAVIAVSIAFSGFIYSNYSSQAIQLKIAKAQQKHQQQADRILSLRQETNLKIAVFASRVGMLQAEVNRLSLLSDELAKNANLTRGEFDFTGAAIGGPIDTDSSYAVDLQTLLEEMDLLSLEINNRSQQLSLLETMLLNHNITDEAVLSGRPVIQRGSWLSSPYGVRKDPFTGQATMHKGIDFAGNNGMNIIATGAGVVTWSGRRSGYGLLIEINHGNGLSSRYAHAKELIAKEGDVVGKGQTIAIMGSSGRSTGPHVHYEVLKSGRQVDPKRYVYR
- the secA gene encoding preprotein translocase subunit SecA; the encoded protein is MLTNIITKIVGSRNDRILKKLHKVVKQVNQLEADFEALSDAELKAKTVDFQQRVADGESLDSILAEAFAVVREGSKRVFGMRHFDVQLLGGMVLNNNQIAEMRTGEGKTLTATLPAYLNALTGKSVHIITVNDYLAARDAEWNRELFEFLGLTVGLNISGMDNMAKRDAYAADVTYGTNNEFGFDYLRDNMAFEPQQRVMRPLYYAVIDEVDSILIDEARTPLIISGPADDSSDLYTKINTIIPLLEQQEKEDTEEYTGDGHFTVDEKNKQVLLTENGQIIVEEMLKERGLLSKEDNLFSAANISLLHHINAALRAHTLFEKDVDYIVSDEGEIVIVDEHTGRTMPGRRWSEGLHQAVEAREGVKIQNENQTLASITFQNYFRMYEKLSGMTGTADTEAFEFQSIYNLETVVVPTNKPMTRKDFGDLVYLTAAEKHVAIIEDIKDCVARQQPVLVGTVSIESSELLSKLLKKDKIKHNVLNAKFHEREAEIIADAGRSGAVTIATNMAGRGTDIVLGGNWQTEIDALKNPTAAQIEHIKAQWQVRHEAVLAAGGLHIIGTERHESRRIDNQLRGRSGRQGDAGSTRFYLSMTDPLMRIFTSDRITGMMKKLGMEEGEAIEHKWVTRAIENAQRKVEGRNFDIRKSLLEFDDVANEQRKVVYEQRNELMEAEDISETMIAIREDVINAVMDAYIPPQSLHEMWDISGLEQRLRADFMLELPIQQWLDDDTKLYEEKLRERIMTAANDAYVAKEDAVGAQVIRQFEKAVMLQTLDGLWKEHLAAMDHLRQGIHLRGYAQKNPKQEYKRESFELFTEMLENLKSDVVGVVSKVQVQAPEDVDAVEAHRRRGESLPQNMSHATAENQLADKSATAESETFVRKGQKIGRNDPCPCGSGAKFKQCHGKLK
- the mutT gene encoding 8-oxo-dGTP diphosphatase MutT, yielding MKVVHVAAGIIVRDQQVFISKRSSAQHQGDKWEFPGGKVESGESVLEALTRELKEEVNLDVINAQAFHQLEFDYGDKIVQLDFYLVDKFAGVGRGLEGQQTAWVNISELADYTFPAANQIIVEMLMAQFA
- the yacG gene encoding DNA gyrase inhibitor YacG — protein: MIMQVNCPTCQKPVEWVATSEFRPFCCERCKLIDLGEWASGERVIPGEDASPQESQPKGYEFD
- the coaE gene encoding dephospho-CoA kinase (Dephospho-CoA kinase (CoaE) performs the final step in coenzyme A biosynthesis.), yielding MYVVGLTGGIASGKTTVAALIAAQGINLVDADIVAREVVAIGSDGLKQISTHFGEQILQDDGSLNRALLRDTIFSNNANKQWLNHLLHPMIRAELLAQLAASNSPYTLLVVPLLVENKLTTLCDHVLVVDVEEQVQITRTIARDNVSVQQVKAILQSQATREQRLAAADSVVVNNGRQQLTSDVAVLHQKFLELATAGMAD